One stretch of Oceanimonas pelagia DNA includes these proteins:
- a CDS encoding Grx4 family monothiol glutaredoxin: protein MDTIEKIKTQISENPILLYMKGSPKFPSCGFSAQASQALMNCGEPFAYVDILQNPEIRAELPKYANWPTFPQLWVEGELIGGCDIIIEMFQQGELQTLIKETAAKYPKPEQA from the coding sequence ATGGACACCATTGAAAAAATCAAAACCCAGATCAGCGAAAACCCGATTCTGCTGTACATGAAGGGATCTCCCAAGTTTCCGAGCTGCGGTTTTTCCGCCCAGGCGTCCCAGGCCCTGATGAACTGCGGCGAGCCCTTCGCCTACGTGGATATTCTGCAAAACCCCGAGATCCGCGCCGAGCTGCCCAAATACGCCAACTGGCCGACTTTTCCCCAGCTGTGGGTGGAAGGGGAACTGATCGGCGGCTGCGACATCATCATTGAAATGTTCCAGCAGGGCGAGCTGCAGACCCTGATCAAGGAAACTGCCGCCAAATACCCCAAGCCCGAGCAGGCCTGA
- a CDS encoding acyl-CoA dehydrogenase: MSLRRKWISAPAFATFKKVLPPLSATEREAMEAGSVWWDGELFSGRPDWNMLLSYGPSRLSEREQAFLDNEVETLLAMLDDYRIVSDDRELPEPVWNYLRNKGFFSLIIPESYGGLNFSAFANSTIVARIASRSTSASVTVMVPNSLGPGELLMHYGTEAQKQRWLPGLASGAEIPCFALTGPEAGSDAGSIPDSGVVCMGEFEGKQVLGLRLNWDKRYITLAPRATVLGLAFKLYDPDHLLGETEELGITCALIPTSHPGVETGDRHLPMGLAFLNGTTRGRDVFIPLDWIIGGPDYAGRGWRMLVECLSAGRGISLPALGTASGHLATRSTSAYAVVRRQFGLSIGRFEGVQEALARIGGLTYQLEATRRLTTRALDMNESPAIVTAISKYHMTEMARTVINDAMDVHAGKAIQMGPKNYLAHNYMGMPIAITVEGANILTRNLMIFGQGATRCHPYVLKEMAAAANPDEQAGLAEFDRLLVRHIGFAAGNALGALWQGLTGARFNGAPVSGDTAVYFRQLGRMSRALALCADVSMLMLGGDLKRREMLSARLGDVLSHLYLASATLKYFEDNGRPADELPFVHYAVSRNLHLIGQALTGFLQNFPNRPVAWTLKALIFPLGNRYRMPADRHVHAICKHLMTPGGVRERLSALCYLPPAEEPGLGELEAAFLAMVGVMEVEKKIHEAQKTGRLPRKLAQPELWQQARQAGIISETEAHRLGEADELRRRAIAVDSFAPGALGRRQGKKVDAA; this comes from the coding sequence ATGAGTTTACGCAGAAAGTGGATAAGCGCCCCGGCCTTTGCCACCTTTAAAAAGGTGTTGCCGCCGCTCTCGGCAACCGAACGCGAAGCCATGGAGGCCGGCTCGGTGTGGTGGGACGGCGAGCTGTTCAGCGGCCGGCCCGACTGGAATATGCTGCTTTCTTACGGTCCGTCACGGCTGAGTGAACGGGAACAGGCCTTTCTCGACAACGAGGTGGAGACCCTGCTGGCCATGCTCGACGATTACCGCATCGTCAGCGACGACCGGGAGCTGCCCGAGCCGGTGTGGAACTACCTGCGCAACAAGGGCTTTTTCTCGCTGATCATTCCCGAGTCCTATGGCGGGCTGAATTTTTCCGCCTTTGCCAACTCCACCATAGTGGCGCGCATCGCCAGCCGCAGCACCAGTGCCTCGGTCACCGTGATGGTGCCCAATTCCCTGGGGCCGGGCGAGCTGCTGATGCACTACGGCACCGAGGCGCAAAAACAGCGCTGGCTGCCGGGACTGGCCAGCGGGGCCGAGATCCCCTGTTTTGCCCTTACCGGCCCCGAGGCGGGCTCCGACGCCGGCTCCATTCCCGACAGTGGCGTGGTGTGCATGGGCGAATTCGAGGGCAAACAGGTGCTGGGGCTGCGCCTGAACTGGGACAAGCGCTACATTACCCTGGCGCCCAGGGCCACCGTGCTGGGGCTTGCGTTCAAGCTGTATGACCCCGACCACCTGCTGGGGGAAACCGAAGAACTGGGCATTACCTGCGCCCTCATTCCCACTTCCCACCCCGGGGTGGAAACCGGTGACCGGCACCTGCCCATGGGGCTGGCCTTTCTTAACGGCACCACGCGGGGCCGGGATGTATTTATTCCCCTCGACTGGATCATCGGCGGGCCCGATTACGCCGGCCGGGGCTGGCGCATGCTGGTGGAATGCCTGTCGGCAGGAAGGGGCATTTCGCTGCCGGCGCTGGGCACCGCCAGCGGCCATCTGGCCACCCGCAGTACCAGCGCCTATGCGGTGGTGCGCAGGCAGTTTGGCCTGTCCATCGGCCGCTTTGAAGGTGTGCAGGAAGCTCTGGCCCGCATTGGCGGCCTGACCTATCAGCTGGAGGCGACCCGGCGACTTACCACCCGGGCGCTGGACATGAATGAAAGCCCGGCCATCGTCACCGCCATTTCCAAATATCACATGACCGAGATGGCACGTACCGTGATCAACGATGCCATGGACGTGCATGCCGGCAAGGCCATTCAGATGGGCCCGAAAAACTACCTGGCCCACAACTACATGGGCATGCCCATCGCCATTACCGTGGAAGGGGCCAATATTCTCACCCGCAACCTGATGATCTTCGGCCAGGGCGCCACCCGTTGCCATCCTTATGTACTGAAGGAAATGGCCGCCGCCGCCAACCCCGACGAGCAGGCCGGGCTGGCCGAGTTCGACCGCCTGCTGGTCCGCCATATCGGCTTTGCCGCCGGCAACGCCCTGGGGGCGCTCTGGCAGGGGCTGACCGGTGCCCGCTTTAACGGGGCGCCCGTGTCCGGCGATACTGCGGTCTATTTTCGCCAGTTGGGTCGAATGAGCCGGGCCCTGGCCCTGTGCGCCGATGTCTCCATGCTGATGCTGGGCGGCGACCTCAAGCGCAGGGAAATGCTTTCGGCCCGGCTGGGTGACGTGCTCAGCCACCTGTACCTGGCCAGCGCCACCCTCAAGTATTTCGAAGACAATGGCCGGCCCGCCGATGAACTGCCTTTTGTGCATTACGCGGTAAGCCGTAACCTGCACCTGATCGGCCAGGCGCTGACCGGCTTCCTGCAGAACTTTCCCAACCGGCCGGTGGCCTGGACATTGAAGGCGCTGATCTTCCCCCTCGGCAACCGCTACCGCATGCCGGCCGACCGGCATGTGCACGCCATCTGCAAGCATCTGATGACCCCGGGCGGCGTGCGGGAGCGGCTGTCGGCCCTGTGTTACCTGCCCCCCGCCGAGGAGCCGGGGCTGGGTGAGCTGGAAGCCGCCTTTCTGGCCATGGTGGGGGTGATGGAGGTGGAAAAGAAAATTCACGAGGCCCAAAAGACCGGGAGGCTGCCCCGCAAGCTGGCACAGCCCGAGTTGTGGCAGCAGGCCCGGCAGGCGGGCATTATCAGTGAAACCGAGGCACACCGGTTGGGGGAGGCCGACGAGCTGCGCCGGCGTGCCATTGCCGTGGACAGCTTCGCTCCCGGTGCACTCGGCCGCCGTCAGGGCAAAAAGGTCGATGCGGCCTGA
- the pyk gene encoding pyruvate kinase — MLRRTKIVTTLGPATDRDNNLEGIIAAGANVVRMNFSHGTPEDHMNRANQVRAIAKKLGKHVAILGDLQGPKIRVSTFKDGKIQLNLGDKFVLDADLPKGEGNQQSVGIDYKELPRDVKNGDILLLDDGRVQLRVEGVEGNKVLTEVTVAGPLSNNKGINKKGGGLSAPALTDKDKEDIKTAAKIGVDYLAVSFPRTGEDMRIARELARAAGSNAKLVAKVERAEAVATDAAMEDVVLASDAVMVARGDLGVEIGDPELVGVQKKLIRTSRRLNRVVITATQMMESMITAPLPTRAEVMDVANAVLDGTDAVMLSAETAAGQFPVETVKAMAEVCLGAEKHPSINVSNHRMNFTFTSVEETVAMSTMYAANHLQGVKAIVALTHSGTTPLLLSRISSGLPIFALSQEEKTLSWTNLYRGVTPVYFKADESKNISEICREAIATLKQSGYVNSGDLVLLTHGDMMEVVGSTNTCKILTVE, encoded by the coding sequence ATGTTAAGACGCACCAAGATCGTGACCACCCTGGGCCCGGCCACCGACCGTGACAACAACCTCGAAGGCATTATTGCCGCCGGTGCCAACGTGGTTCGTATGAACTTCTCCCACGGCACCCCGGAAGATCACATGAACCGTGCCAACCAGGTACGGGCCATCGCCAAGAAACTGGGCAAGCACGTGGCCATTCTGGGCGATCTGCAGGGACCCAAGATCCGTGTTTCCACCTTCAAGGACGGCAAAATCCAGCTGAACCTCGGTGACAAGTTCGTGCTCGATGCCGACCTGCCCAAGGGTGAAGGCAACCAGCAGAGCGTGGGCATCGACTATAAAGAGCTGCCCCGGGACGTGAAAAACGGCGACATTCTGCTGCTCGACGACGGCCGCGTACAGCTGCGGGTAGAAGGCGTGGAAGGCAACAAGGTGCTGACCGAAGTCACCGTGGCCGGCCCCTTGTCCAACAACAAGGGCATCAACAAGAAGGGCGGCGGCCTGTCCGCTCCGGCCCTGACCGACAAGGACAAGGAAGACATCAAGACCGCCGCCAAGATCGGCGTGGACTACCTGGCCGTGTCCTTTCCCCGTACCGGTGAAGACATGCGCATCGCCCGTGAGCTGGCCCGCGCCGCCGGCAGCAATGCCAAGCTGGTGGCCAAGGTGGAGCGCGCCGAAGCCGTCGCCACCGATGCCGCCATGGAAGACGTGGTCCTGGCCTCCGATGCCGTGATGGTGGCCCGGGGTGACCTGGGTGTGGAAATCGGTGATCCCGAGCTGGTGGGCGTCCAGAAGAAGCTGATCCGCACCAGCCGCCGCCTGAACCGGGTGGTGATCACCGCCACCCAGATGATGGAGTCCATGATCACCGCGCCCCTGCCCACCCGGGCCGAAGTCATGGACGTGGCCAACGCCGTGCTCGACGGCACCGATGCGGTAATGCTGTCCGCCGAAACCGCCGCCGGCCAGTTCCCGGTGGAAACCGTCAAGGCCATGGCCGAGGTGTGCCTGGGCGCCGAAAAGCACCCCAGCATCAATGTGTCCAACCACCGCATGAACTTCACCTTCACCTCGGTGGAAGAAACCGTGGCCATGTCTACCATGTATGCCGCCAACCACCTGCAGGGTGTGAAGGCCATTGTGGCCCTGACCCACTCCGGCACCACCCCGCTGCTGCTGTCCCGCATCAGCTCCGGCCTGCCGATCTTCGCCCTGTCCCAGGAAGAAAAGACCCTGTCCTGGACCAACCTGTACCGCGGTGTCACCCCGGTGTACTTCAAGGCCGACGAGAGCAAAAACATCTCCGAAATCTGCCGTGAGGCCATTGCCACCCTGAAGCAGTCCGGCTATGTCAACAGCGGCGATCTGGTCCTGCTGACCCACGGCGACATGATGGAAGTGGTGGGCAGCACCAACACCTGCAAGATCCTCACCGTCGAGTAA
- a CDS encoding bifunctional 4-hydroxy-2-oxoglutarate aldolase/2-dehydro-3-deoxy-phosphogluconate aldolase, with translation MRSLTERMAQLKILPVITLDQAEDILPLGRLLHDSGLPAAEITFRSAAAAEAIRLLRRAHPAMLIGAGTVLNREQVQAAKQAGADFVVAPGFNPTTARACRERDMPLIPGVNNPSTIEAALEMGLTTLKFFPAEASGGVNMLRALQGPFGRLDFLPTGGINAGNIRDYLALPGVIACGGSWMVDKALVNAGNWEEIGRLTREAVALVR, from the coding sequence ATGAGGTCACTGACTGAGCGCATGGCGCAACTGAAAATTCTGCCGGTGATCACGCTGGACCAGGCCGAAGACATTCTGCCCCTGGGGCGCCTGCTGCACGACAGCGGCCTGCCGGCGGCTGAGATCACCTTTCGCTCCGCGGCCGCTGCCGAGGCCATTCGCCTGTTGCGCCGGGCTCATCCGGCCATGCTGATTGGGGCCGGTACCGTGCTCAATCGGGAGCAGGTACAGGCGGCGAAACAGGCTGGAGCCGATTTTGTGGTGGCGCCGGGTTTCAATCCCACCACGGCGCGCGCCTGCCGGGAGCGGGACATGCCCCTGATCCCCGGGGTCAACAATCCCAGTACCATAGAGGCGGCACTGGAAATGGGCCTGACCACGCTCAAGTTCTTTCCGGCGGAAGCCTCCGGCGGCGTCAATATGCTCAGGGCATTGCAAGGTCCCTTTGGCCGGCTTGATTTCCTGCCCACCGGAGGCATTAACGCCGGCAACATTCGCGACTACCTGGCCCTGCCCGGAGTGATCGCCTGTGGCGGCTCCTGGATGGTGGACAAGGCATTGGTCAATGCCGGCAACTGGGAGGAAATCGGTCGTTTGACCCGGGAAGCGGTGGCCCTGGTGCGATAA
- a CDS encoding MurR/RpiR family transcriptional regulator: MNTLEKITKNLDSFSKSERKVAEVILASPQTAIHSSIAALAKLADVSEPTVNRFCRRLDTKGFPDFKLHLAQSLANGTPYVNRHVEEDDGPESYTAKIFESSMACLDSARHSLDPQAVNRCVDILTQARKLSFFGLGASSAVAHDAMNKFFRFNVPVLCFDDVVMMRMSCIASTEGDVVVLISHTGRTKALVEVAQLARQNDAVVIGLTARDSPLARECSVVLSMDVPEDTDVYLPMASRLAQMVLIDVLATGFILRRGARFRENLKKVKEGIKNSRFDGPHY; the protein is encoded by the coding sequence ATGAATACATTGGAAAAAATTACCAAAAATCTCGACAGTTTCAGCAAGTCGGAACGCAAGGTGGCGGAAGTGATCCTCGCCTCGCCCCAGACCGCCATTCACTCCAGCATCGCGGCGCTGGCCAAGCTGGCCGACGTCAGCGAGCCCACCGTCAACCGCTTCTGTCGCCGCCTCGACACCAAGGGCTTTCCCGACTTCAAGCTGCACCTGGCCCAGAGCCTGGCCAACGGCACCCCCTACGTGAACCGCCATGTGGAAGAAGACGACGGTCCCGAGTCCTACACCGCCAAGATCTTCGAGTCCAGCATGGCCTGTCTCGACTCGGCACGCCACAGCCTGGATCCTCAGGCGGTGAACCGTTGCGTGGATATTCTGACCCAGGCGCGCAAGCTGTCGTTCTTCGGCCTCGGTGCCTCTTCCGCCGTGGCCCACGACGCCATGAACAAGTTCTTTCGCTTCAACGTGCCGGTATTGTGCTTTGACGACGTGGTGATGATGCGCATGAGCTGCATCGCCAGCACCGAGGGGGACGTGGTGGTGCTGATCTCCCACACCGGCCGCACCAAGGCGCTGGTGGAAGTGGCCCAGCTGGCCCGTCAGAACGACGCCGTGGTCATCGGCCTGACCGCCAGGGACTCACCCCTGGCCCGTGAATGCAGCGTGGTGCTGTCGATGGACGTCCCGGAAGACACCGACGTTTACCTGCCCATGGCCTCACGACTGGCCCAGATGGTACTGATCGACGTACTGGCCACCGGCTTTATTCTGCGCCGGGGCGCCCGCTTCCGGGAGAACCTGAAAAAGGTAAAGGAAGGCATCAAAAACTCCCGCTTCGACGGCCCGCATTACTGA
- the aguB gene encoding N-carbamoylputrescine amidase has product MSMVTVAATQMACSWNRDENIARAEKLVRQAAGQGAQIILIQELFEAPYFCIDQSPEHFALAQEVDNSPLIAHFQALAKELEVVLPLSFFERAGNAYYNSLVVIDADGAVLDLYRKTHIPNGPGYQEKQFFTPGDTGFKVWQTRYAKIGVGICWDQWFPETARSLALLGAELIFFPTAIGSEPQDASINSQPHWTRTQQGHAAANLVPVIASNRIGTEQSKYHDNLEITFYGSSFIADQFGELVQQADKTSECVLVHSFDLAEIAKTRASWGLFRDRRPAMYQTLLTSDGKQSGGR; this is encoded by the coding sequence ATGAGCATGGTAACCGTGGCCGCCACCCAGATGGCCTGCAGCTGGAACCGAGACGAAAACATCGCCCGCGCCGAAAAGCTGGTGCGCCAGGCCGCCGGTCAGGGCGCCCAGATCATTCTTATTCAGGAGCTGTTTGAAGCGCCCTACTTCTGCATTGATCAAAGCCCGGAGCACTTTGCCCTGGCTCAGGAAGTGGACAACAGCCCGCTGATTGCCCATTTTCAGGCGCTGGCCAAGGAGCTGGAAGTGGTGCTGCCGCTGAGCTTCTTTGAGCGCGCCGGCAATGCCTATTACAACTCCCTGGTGGTGATCGACGCCGACGGCGCCGTGCTGGATCTGTACCGCAAGACCCACATTCCCAACGGTCCCGGCTACCAGGAAAAGCAGTTTTTTACCCCCGGCGACACCGGCTTCAAGGTGTGGCAGACCCGCTATGCCAAAATCGGCGTGGGCATCTGCTGGGATCAGTGGTTCCCGGAAACCGCCCGCAGCCTGGCGCTGCTGGGGGCCGAGCTGATTTTCTTCCCCACCGCCATCGGCTCAGAGCCCCAGGACGCCAGCATTAACAGCCAGCCCCACTGGACCCGCACCCAGCAGGGCCATGCCGCCGCCAACCTGGTGCCGGTGATCGCCTCCAACCGCATCGGCACCGAGCAGAGCAAGTACCACGACAACCTGGAAATCACCTTCTACGGCTCGTCCTTTATTGCCGATCAGTTCGGCGAGCTGGTGCAGCAGGCCGACAAGACCAGTGAGTGCGTGCTGGTGCACAGTTTCGATCTGGCGGAGATTGCCAAAACCCGCGCCAGCTGGGGCCTGTTCCGGGATCGCCGCCCGGCCATGTACCAGACCCTGCTGACTTCAGACGGCAAACAGAGCGGAGGCCGCTGA
- the rimO gene encoding 30S ribosomal protein S12 methylthiotransferase RimO translates to MSVPRIGFVSLGCPKNLVDSERILTQLRIEGYDVVPSYDDADMVIVNTCGFIDSAVQESLEAIGEALNENGKVIVTGCLGAKEDQIREVHPKVLEITGPHSYEQVLEHVHRYVPRPEYNPFVNLVPEQGVKLTPKHYAYLKISEGCNHKCTFCIIPSMRGDLDSRPIGDVLAEAGRLADAGVKELLVISQDTSAYGVDVKHKTGFASGMPVKTHIQALCEELGKMGVWVRLHYVYPYPHVDDLIPLMRDGKLLPYLDIPMQHASPRILKLMKRPGAVERTLERIRRWREICPELTIRSTFIVGFPGETEEDFQMLLDFIEQAELDRVGCFTYSPVEGARANELADPVPEEVKQERYERFMALQQQISTRRLAQKVGKTIQVLIDEVDEEGAIGRSSADAPEIDGLVYLNGETGLKPGDMVTATVTHSDEYDLWAELA, encoded by the coding sequence ATGTCTGTTCCCCGTATCGGCTTTGTGTCTCTCGGCTGCCCGAAAAACCTGGTCGACTCCGAGCGTATTCTGACCCAACTGCGTATCGAAGGTTATGATGTGGTGCCTTCCTACGATGATGCCGATATGGTGATCGTCAATACCTGTGGTTTTATCGACAGCGCCGTACAGGAATCCCTGGAAGCCATCGGTGAGGCCCTCAACGAAAACGGCAAGGTCATCGTCACCGGCTGTCTGGGTGCCAAGGAAGATCAAATTCGTGAAGTGCACCCCAAGGTGCTGGAAATCACCGGCCCCCACTCCTACGAGCAGGTGCTGGAACACGTGCACCGCTATGTGCCGCGTCCGGAGTACAACCCCTTTGTCAACCTGGTGCCCGAGCAGGGCGTCAAGCTGACCCCCAAGCACTATGCCTATCTGAAAATATCCGAAGGCTGCAATCACAAATGCACCTTCTGCATTATTCCGTCCATGCGCGGCGATCTGGACAGCCGCCCTATCGGCGACGTGCTGGCCGAGGCCGGCCGGCTGGCGGATGCCGGGGTCAAGGAGCTGCTGGTGATCTCCCAGGACACCTCCGCCTACGGTGTGGATGTGAAGCACAAAACCGGCTTTGCCAGCGGCATGCCGGTGAAGACCCACATTCAGGCCCTGTGCGAAGAGCTGGGCAAGATGGGCGTGTGGGTGCGCCTGCACTATGTCTACCCCTACCCCCATGTGGACGACCTGATTCCGCTGATGCGCGACGGCAAGCTGCTGCCCTACCTGGACATTCCGATGCAGCACGCCAGCCCGCGCATTCTCAAGCTGATGAAACGCCCCGGTGCGGTGGAACGCACCCTGGAACGCATTCGCCGCTGGCGCGAAATCTGCCCCGAGCTCACTATTCGCTCCACCTTTATCGTGGGCTTCCCCGGCGAGACCGAGGAAGACTTTCAGATGCTGCTCGACTTTATCGAGCAGGCCGAGCTGGATCGGGTGGGCTGCTTTACCTACAGCCCGGTGGAAGGCGCCCGCGCCAACGAGCTGGCCGATCCGGTGCCGGAAGAGGTCAAGCAGGAACGCTATGAGCGCTTTATGGCGCTGCAGCAGCAAATCTCCACCCGTCGCCTGGCGCAGAAGGTGGGCAAGACCATTCAGGTGCTGATCGATGAAGTCGACGAAGAAGGCGCCATCGGTCGCTCCAGCGCCGATGCCCCGGAGATCGACGGCCTGGTGTACCTGAACGGAGAAACCGGTCTCAAGCCCGGCGACATGGTCACCGCCACCGTCACCCACTCCGACGAGTATGATCTCTGGGCCGAACTGGCCTGA
- a CDS encoding LysR family transcriptional regulator, producing MKLHQLDLNLLLAFDALMSQRNVTRAAQQCFISQPAMSHALNRLRQFFEDPLLVRSATGMQPTQRAQSLHQAVRRALTLLEQELGREEHFEPASSRRRFVISTTDYVECVLIPPLINRLKTLAPGVRIEIDILRDQLPEAALANGEVDLVLGFDEYMKVPASLCTETWLTEPLAGVVAADHSEVGDALTLTQLTALPHVFHSPLGTREASIDTWLAEQGLKRQISVNSQSYMSAAAIVAQSDHLLVLPSKVAGLLAGAWPLRKVALPATAPVYHLNCVWHPLHDRQPALQWLRELLRSLI from the coding sequence ATGAAGCTTCATCAACTCGATCTTAATCTGTTGCTGGCCTTTGACGCCCTGATGAGCCAGCGCAACGTCACCCGGGCGGCACAGCAGTGTTTTATCAGCCAGCCGGCCATGAGCCATGCCCTGAACCGGTTGCGCCAGTTCTTTGAAGATCCGCTGCTGGTACGCAGCGCCACCGGCATGCAACCTACCCAGCGGGCCCAGAGCCTGCATCAGGCGGTGCGCCGGGCGCTGACCCTGCTGGAGCAGGAACTGGGGCGGGAAGAACATTTCGAGCCGGCCAGCTCCCGCCGGCGTTTTGTGATCAGCACCACCGACTATGTGGAGTGTGTGCTGATCCCGCCACTGATTAACCGGCTGAAGACCCTGGCGCCCGGGGTACGCATTGAAATCGACATTCTGCGGGATCAACTGCCCGAGGCGGCGCTGGCCAATGGCGAGGTGGATCTGGTGCTGGGGTTTGATGAATATATGAAGGTACCGGCGTCGCTGTGCACCGAGACCTGGCTGACCGAGCCCCTGGCGGGAGTGGTGGCCGCCGATCATTCTGAAGTAGGGGATGCGTTGACGCTGACGCAACTGACCGCGCTGCCCCATGTGTTTCACTCGCCTCTGGGGACCCGGGAGGCCAGCATCGATACCTGGCTGGCAGAGCAGGGGCTGAAACGGCAGATTTCGGTGAACAGCCAGAGTTACATGTCGGCGGCGGCCATCGTGGCGCAAAGCGATCACCTGTTGGTGCTGCCCAGCAAGGTGGCCGGCCTGCTGGCCGGCGCCTGGCCGTTAAGAAAGGTGGCGCTGCCGGCCACGGCGCCGGTCTATCACCTCAACTGCGTCTGGCACCCGCTGCACGACCGTCAGCCCGCCCTGCAATGGTTGCGGGAACTACTGCGCTCGTTGATTTGA
- the aguA gene encoding agmatine deiminase produces MDALKGFYMPAEWAPQQAVWMIWPHRPDNWRENGVPAQATFAGLAEAISKVTPVFMAVPAAEMDKASATMPAAVTLVQIESDDAWARDTGPTVVVDGQGGIKGIDWRFNAWGGDHGGLYSPWDRDQAVAQAMLAQHGIAAVESPLVLEGGSIHVDGEGTLLTTRECLLNPNRNPHLSQAEIEQHLRDTLGVTTFIWLDEGVYMDETDGHIDNMACFARPGEVILHGCDDPQDPQYVRTQAAFEVLSSATDAKGRKLKVWLLPQPGPLYISDEEAAGVASGSGVPRPAGERLAASYVNFLITNGRLLFPLLDSRTDGEAQSRLETIFPELEVVGIPAREILLGGGNIHCITQQIPAV; encoded by the coding sequence ATGGACGCACTCAAGGGCTTTTACATGCCCGCCGAGTGGGCGCCCCAGCAGGCGGTGTGGATGATCTGGCCCCACCGCCCCGACAACTGGCGGGAAAACGGCGTCCCGGCCCAGGCCACCTTTGCCGGGCTGGCCGAGGCCATCTCAAAGGTGACGCCGGTGTTTATGGCGGTGCCGGCGGCGGAAATGGACAAGGCCAGCGCCACCATGCCGGCGGCGGTGACTCTGGTGCAGATTGAAAGTGACGATGCCTGGGCCCGGGATACCGGTCCCACCGTGGTGGTAGACGGCCAGGGTGGCATCAAGGGCATTGACTGGCGCTTTAACGCCTGGGGCGGTGACCATGGCGGCCTCTATTCCCCCTGGGATCGGGATCAGGCGGTGGCGCAAGCCATGCTGGCCCAGCATGGCATTGCGGCGGTGGAAAGCCCGCTGGTGCTGGAAGGCGGCTCCATTCATGTGGACGGCGAAGGCACCCTGCTCACCACCCGCGAATGCCTGCTCAACCCCAACCGCAACCCGCACCTGAGCCAGGCCGAGATCGAGCAGCACCTGCGCGATACCCTCGGGGTGACCACCTTCATCTGGCTGGACGAAGGGGTGTACATGGACGAAACCGACGGCCATATCGACAACATGGCCTGTTTCGCCCGCCCGGGTGAAGTGATATTGCACGGCTGCGACGACCCGCAGGATCCGCAGTATGTGCGTACCCAGGCGGCATTTGAAGTGCTGAGCTCCGCCACCGATGCCAAAGGCCGCAAGCTCAAGGTGTGGCTGCTGCCCCAACCGGGCCCGCTGTACATCAGCGACGAGGAAGCCGCCGGCGTGGCCAGCGGCAGCGGGGTGCCACGCCCGGCCGGCGAGCGGCTGGCGGCGTCGTATGTGAACTTTCTCATCACCAATGGCCGGCTGCTGTTTCCGCTGCTGGACTCGCGCACCGACGGTGAGGCGCAGTCCCGGCTGGAAACCATCTTCCCGGAGCTGGAAGTGGTGGGCATACCGGCGCGGGAAATTCTGCTCGGTGGCGGCAATATTCACTGCATTACCCAGCAGATCCCGGCGGTTTAA
- the sodB gene encoding superoxide dismutase [Fe], with the protein MAFELPALPYAKNALEPHISQETLEYHHGKHHNTYVVNLNNLVPGTEFEGKSLEDIIKTSTGGIFNNAAQVWNHTFYWNCLSPNGGGEPTGALADAIKAAFGSFDAFKEEFTKSAVTNFGSGWTWLVKKADGTVGLVNTSNAGCPLTEEGLTPLLTCDVWEHAYYIDYRNVRPDYVKAFWALVNWDFVAENFAK; encoded by the coding sequence ATGGCATTTGAACTTCCCGCACTGCCTTACGCCAAGAACGCGCTGGAGCCGCACATCTCCCAGGAAACCCTGGAATATCACCACGGCAAGCACCACAACACCTATGTGGTTAACCTGAACAACCTGGTTCCCGGCACCGAGTTCGAAGGCAAGTCTCTGGAAGACATCATCAAGACCTCCACCGGCGGTATTTTCAACAACGCCGCGCAGGTCTGGAACCACACCTTCTACTGGAACTGCCTGTCTCCCAATGGTGGCGGCGAGCCCACCGGCGCCCTGGCCGATGCCATCAAGGCCGCCTTCGGCTCCTTCGACGCCTTCAAGGAAGAGTTCACCAAGTCTGCCGTGACCAACTTCGGCTCCGGCTGGACCTGGCTGGTGAAAAAGGCCGACGGCACCGTGGGCCTGGTGAACACTTCCAACGCCGGCTGCCCGCTGACCGAAGAAGGCCTGACTCCCCTGCTGACCTGTGACGTGTGGGAGCACGCCTACTACATCGATTACCGCAACGTGCGTCCCGACTATGTGAAAGCCTTCTGGGCCCTGGTCAACTGGGACTTCGTGGCAGAAAACTTCGCCAAGTAA